The Streptomyces rimosus genomic interval CAGGCGCGCCAGGGCCGCGCCGAGGCAGTAGTGGATGCCGTGCCCGAACATCAGCTGACCCGTGGCGTCGCGGCCCGGATCGAGCGTCCCGGGGTCGGCGAAGCGGTGCGGGTCGCGGTTCGCCGAGGCAAGGGAGAGCAGCACACTCTCGCCCGCGGGCACCCGTACGCCGCCGATTTCCACGTCCTCCAGGGGGAACCGGCGGATGGCCAGCGAGGCCGGTCCGTCATAGCGTGCGAACTCTTCCACGGCCGCCGACAGTTCGGCTGGATTCGTACGCAACGCCATGAGGTGTTCGGGGTGGTCGAGCAGGGCGAGGACTGAGTTACCGATGAGGTGAACGGTGTTCTCGTAACCGGCGAAGAGCAGGAGGAACGCCAACGAGGTCAGCTCGTCCTCACCGAGCCGGTCCCCCGCGCCACCCTCCGCCGCCGCGCCGTCCCGCACCAGGATCAGGTCGGAGAGCAGATCGTCCCCCGGCGCGGCCCGCTTGGCCGTGATCAGCCCCGTGTAGTAGCGCATCATCGCCCCGACGGCCTCCTTCGCCCGCTCCGGCCGGGCCGGGTCGGGCGTGATCAGCGCGTCCGTCCAGGCCCGGAAGTCCGGCCGGTCGTCCTCCGGTACGCCCAGCAGGTCGCAGATGACGATGATGGGCAGCGGACCGGCGTAACACTCCATCAGGTCGGCCCGCCCGGCGTCCGCGACCGCGTCCAGCAACCCGTCCGCCAGCCGCCGTACGGGCTCCCGCAGCTTCTCGACCCGCGCGGGCGTGAATGCCTTGGCCACCAGCCGGCGCACCCGGGTGTGGTCCGGCGGATCCATGTTGAGCAGATTCGCGTCCAGCGCGGGCGGCAGCGCGAACCCGCGATAGCCGCCCCGCGCGTTCCGCTTGTCCAGGGAAAGCCGCGGATCGGACAGACACCGCCGCACATCCTCGTACCGCGTCACCAGCCACGCGGGCTGCCCGTCCGGCCCGGCAATCCGATGGACGGGCCCCGCCTCCCGCAACACCGCGTACCCGGCGTGCGGATCGTCCAGAAGCTGCGTCACGTCAATGAGGTCGTCGGGGCCGGTCTCGGCGGTGTTCTGCATGGTGCATGACTTTAGACAAGGCGTTCGGGAGGGGCGCGGGGGGCTGCTCCCCGCTTCGGCTCAGTGCCGCTGCATGGCGCTCCGCTGGCGCAGTTCGGTGAGTACGGTGTCGGTCAGGGGCGAGTAGTAGACGTCCGCCACTCGCGCCAAGTGCTCGTATTCCGCGATCAGTTCGGCGGACGGGCCGAGTGCGGGGCCGCCCGGCACGGTGTCCGGAAGGCGCTCTCGGGATATGTCGGCGCGGTTCGCGGGGCGGGCGGGCAGCCGCTCCTCGTCCGCCGTCACCACCACGCTCTCCGCGCCCAGTACGGGAACGAGCCCGATCGCCCGGTTCTCCAGGCCGCGGCGCAGCGCTGCGGCCTCCGCGACGGCCGCCAGCTGCCGCTCGTCCGCCACCACGGCACGCCCGCGTTCACGCGCGATGTCGACGGTGTCCGCTTCCACGTACCGCCGGATGCCGCGCTGGACGTCGCGGATCTGCGCCATCTGCCGGTCGGCGCGCCACTGGAGCCGCGCGAACGGCCACCGCCCGCCCCAGAAGGGGCCGCCCGCCGCCATCTCGGGGGCCTGGGCGGTGACATCCTTCCAGAGGGGGTGCAGCCGGCGCAGGCGGCGCCACGCGCATGCCCGCGGGCCCGCGGCCGGGAGCGCGAGCCCGGTCAGCACCAGGACCGCGGCGACCGAAGCGCTCAGCGGCGCCACGCCGTTGGAGAGCCACGGCGCCTCGTGCCCGGCCCACGACAGGACGAAGCCGGCCAGCTTGCAGGCGCAGTACGCCAGGCCGAGCCAGCAGCCCGCGGCCAGCAGCCGCAGCCCCCGGGCGAGCCAGGACGCGCCGAGCCGGCCGGCGTAGCGCGGGCAGAGGGCGCCCAGGCCCGCGAGGCTGGTGCCGAAGATGGCGAGATACAGCACCAGGAAGGCCATGACTCCCGGCGAGCCCGCGTAGGCCGTACTGAGGTCGCGGGGGTGCTCCACGTCGTCCGGCCGCCCGACGACGAAGCAGGTCACCGCCACC includes:
- a CDS encoding cytochrome P450 family protein, with amino-acid sequence MQNTAETGPDDLIDVTQLLDDPHAGYAVLREAGPVHRIAGPDGQPAWLVTRYEDVRRCLSDPRLSLDKRNARGGYRGFALPPALDANLLNMDPPDHTRVRRLVAKAFTPARVEKLREPVRRLADGLLDAVADAGRADLMECYAGPLPIIVICDLLGVPEDDRPDFRAWTDALITPDPARPERAKEAVGAMMRYYTGLITAKRAAPGDDLLSDLILVRDGAAAEGGAGDRLGEDELTSLAFLLLFAGYENTVHLIGNSVLALLDHPEHLMALRTNPAELSAAVEEFARYDGPASLAIRRFPLEDVEIGGVRVPAGESVLLSLASANRDPHRFADPGTLDPGRDATGQLMFGHGIHYCLGAALARLQTETALTALISRFPGLRLDVPRSELRHRRTLRARGLISLPVAW
- a CDS encoding MAB_1171c family putative transporter, which translates into the protein MFDVLYLCFGGVAWTVVAFKTRAWLRDRGNADLGLTCVMSAGVATVFVFSAPSVYRWFDRLTGVSNLSMVFLYSSVVVFAAGAFVLLLRWNGGAGAEGRARVRARSRTAVTAVAVAWAVAVTCFVVGRPDDVEHPRDLSTAYAGSPGVMAFLVLYLAIFGTSLAGLGALCPRYAGRLGASWLARGLRLLAAGCWLGLAYCACKLAGFVLSWAGHEAPWLSNGVAPLSASVAAVLVLTGLALPAAGPRACAWRRLRRLHPLWKDVTAQAPEMAAGGPFWGGRWPFARLQWRADRQMAQIRDVQRGIRRYVEADTVDIARERGRAVVADERQLAAVAEAAALRRGLENRAIGLVPVLGAESVVVTADEERLPARPANRADISRERLPDTVPGGPALGPSAELIAEYEHLARVADVYYSPLTDTVLTELRQRSAMQRH